A genomic stretch from Nitrobacter winogradskyi Nb-255 includes:
- a CDS encoding outer membrane protein assembly factor BamD, protein MALGRRVFMDRASLGRLGRKLRLAACLALAAVTVAACGTGPLLDKFTAKDEETFSDEPADKLYNEGLFLMNKQRDLKAVTKKFDEVDREHPYSEWARKSLLMSAYASYQAGDYDTCIGSASRYVTLHPGSPDAAYAQYLIAVSNYDQIADVSRDQARTEKAMRTLEEVIRKYPTSEYAGEAKKKLQGARDQLAGKEMAVGRYYMERRDYTGAINRFKTVVTRFQTTRHVEEALARLTEAYMAIGIVAEAQTAAAVLGHNFPDSHWYKDAYNLVTSGGSQPSENKSSWISKAFRKVGLG, encoded by the coding sequence ATGGCGCTCGGACGGCGCGTTTTCATGGACCGCGCCTCTCTCGGGCGGCTTGGCCGGAAACTGCGGCTCGCCGCCTGTCTTGCACTCGCCGCCGTGACCGTTGCCGCGTGCGGGACCGGGCCGCTCCTGGACAAGTTCACGGCGAAGGACGAAGAGACCTTCAGCGACGAACCGGCGGACAAGCTCTACAATGAGGGCTTGTTCCTCATGAACAAACAGCGCGATCTCAAGGCGGTCACGAAGAAGTTCGACGAGGTCGACCGCGAACACCCGTATTCGGAGTGGGCGCGGAAGTCGCTGCTGATGTCGGCCTACGCATCTTATCAGGCCGGCGATTACGACACCTGCATCGGCTCCGCGTCGCGCTACGTGACGCTCCATCCGGGCAGTCCGGACGCCGCCTATGCGCAGTATTTGATTGCCGTCTCTAATTACGATCAGATCGCCGATGTCTCGCGCGACCAGGCTCGTACCGAGAAGGCGATGCGCACCCTGGAAGAGGTGATCCGGAAATATCCGACGTCCGAATACGCCGGTGAAGCCAAGAAGAAGCTTCAGGGCGCGCGCGATCAGCTCGCCGGCAAGGAAATGGCGGTCGGCCGCTACTACATGGAGCGGCGTGACTATACCGGCGCGATCAACCGCTTCAAGACGGTGGTGACGCGCTTCCAGACCACGCGGCACGTCGAGGAGGCGCTGGCGCGGCTGACCGAGGCCTACATGGCGATTGGAATCGTTGCCGAGGCGCAGACCGCCGCGGCCGTGCTTGGCCATAATTTCCCTGACAGCCACTGGTACAAGGACGCCTACAATCTCGTGACCTCGGGTGGAAGCCAGCCCAGCGAGAACAAGAGTTCGTGGATCAGCAAGGCGTTCAGGAAGGTGGGCCTTGGCTAG
- the recN gene encoding DNA repair protein RecN: protein MLARLSIRDIVLIERLDIEFASGLAVLTGETGAGKSILLDAFALALGGRGDAGLVRHGAEQGQVTATFDVPKNHPACAMLAANDIENSISEESGEMILRRVQLADGRTRAFINDQAISVQTLKAVGATLVEIHGQHDERALVDASTHRRLLDAFAGLDTEVSALEVLWEARRRARVALEDHRAGVERAAQEAEYLRHASEELTQLAPQEGEETALAERRAAMMAGEKIAADLREARDVVSGHGSPASVLSAAVRRLERRAASSRQLVEPAVRSIDAAINALEEADQHLAAALAASDFDPAELERIEERLFALRAASRKYATPVEGLAALAAKYAAQVALIDAGADRLTVLEKEAADADKRYAAAAAKLSVARKKAADKLDKTVNVELAPLKLERARFSTHIDSDPSTPGPQGFDRVEFWVQTNPGTRPGPLMKVASGGELSRFLLALKVVLSDKGSAPTLVFDEIDTGVGGAVADAIGARLSRLACKVQVMAVTHAPQVAVRADQHLLISKDALDRGKRVATRVATLAEDHRREEIARMLAGAEITAEARAAADRLLKAAG, encoded by the coding sequence ATGCTTGCGCGCCTTTCGATCCGCGACATCGTCCTGATCGAGCGGCTCGATATCGAGTTCGCCTCCGGTCTTGCGGTGTTGACCGGCGAGACCGGCGCGGGAAAATCCATTCTGCTTGATGCCTTTGCGCTCGCGCTCGGCGGCCGCGGCGACGCCGGGCTGGTTCGCCACGGCGCGGAGCAGGGGCAGGTCACGGCCACCTTCGATGTTCCGAAGAACCATCCGGCCTGCGCCATGCTTGCCGCCAATGACATCGAGAACTCTATTTCTGAAGAATCGGGCGAGATGATCCTGCGGCGCGTCCAGCTTGCCGACGGCCGCACCCGGGCTTTCATCAATGATCAGGCGATCAGCGTGCAGACCTTGAAAGCGGTCGGCGCGACGCTGGTGGAGATTCACGGCCAGCACGACGAGCGGGCGCTGGTCGATGCATCGACCCACCGCCGGCTGCTCGATGCCTTTGCCGGACTGGATACCGAGGTCTCCGCGCTGGAAGTGCTGTGGGAAGCGCGTCGCCGCGCCCGCGTGGCGCTTGAAGATCATCGCGCCGGCGTGGAGCGCGCCGCGCAGGAGGCCGAGTATTTGCGTCACGCCTCCGAGGAGTTGACACAGCTCGCGCCGCAGGAGGGCGAGGAAACCGCGCTTGCCGAACGCCGCGCCGCGATGATGGCGGGCGAGAAGATCGCGGCCGACCTGCGCGAGGCGCGAGACGTCGTCAGCGGTCATGGTTCGCCGGCGAGCGTCTTGTCGGCGGCGGTGCGGCGGCTCGAACGGCGCGCCGCGAGTTCGCGGCAACTGGTCGAGCCCGCGGTCAGGTCGATCGACGCCGCCATCAACGCGCTGGAGGAGGCCGACCAGCATCTCGCGGCAGCGCTCGCCGCTTCGGATTTCGATCCGGCTGAACTGGAGCGCATCGAGGAGCGGCTGTTCGCGCTGCGCGCGGCCTCGCGAAAATATGCGACGCCGGTCGAGGGACTTGCCGCGCTTGCCGCGAAGTATGCAGCGCAGGTTGCGTTGATTGACGCCGGCGCGGATCGACTGACTGTTCTGGAGAAAGAGGCGGCCGACGCCGACAAACGTTATGCGGCGGCGGCTGCGAAACTCTCGGTGGCGCGCAAGAAGGCTGCCGACAAGCTCGACAAGACGGTCAATGTGGAGCTTGCGCCGTTGAAGCTTGAGCGCGCCAGATTTTCGACGCACATCGATTCCGATCCGTCCACGCCGGGGCCGCAAGGCTTCGACCGCGTCGAGTTCTGGGTGCAGACCAATCCCGGCACGCGTCCCGGGCCGCTGATGAAGGTCGCATCGGGAGGCGAACTGTCACGCTTCCTGCTGGCGCTGAAGGTGGTGCTCTCCGACAAGGGCTCGGCGCCGACGCTGGTGTTCGACGAGATCGACACCGGGGTCGGCGGTGCGGTGGCCGACGCCATCGGCGCGCGGCTGTCGCGCTTGGCCTGCAAGGTGCAGGTGATGGCGGTGACGCACGCGCCCCAGGTTGCGGTGCGCGCTGATCAACATCTGCTCATCTCAAAAGATGCGCTGGACCGTGGCAAGCGTGTCGCCACGCGGGTTGCGACGCTGGCGGAGGATCACCGCCGCGAGGAGATCGCGCGGATGCTTGCCGGAGCCGAGATCACCGCGGAGGCCCGCGCCGCCGCGGACCGGCTGTTGAAAGCGGCGGGGTGA
- the ligA gene encoding NAD-dependent DNA ligase LigA, with protein MAAKSKTPPPVDSLTRSQARVEHKRLALEIETHNERYYQQDAPTVSDATYDALQRRLEAIEARFPDLVTASSPTQTVGAAPARGFAKVQHAVPMLSLGNAFSDAEVAEFVERIRRFLKLGADDMPAIVAEPKIDGLSLSLRYENGDLVRAATRGDGFTGEDVTANVRTIADVPHKLNGHNIPTACELRGEVYMLKEDFLALNKKQQEAGDTVFANPRNSAAGSLRQKDVSITASRPLKFFAYAWGEMTDRPAETQNDMLEWLRDVGFIVNPLIQLCHSVDEVLAFYRRIGEQRATLGYDIDGVVYKVDRLDWQERLGFVSRSPRWAIAHKFAAEQAMTILRGIDIQVGRTGAMTPVARLEPVTVGGVVVQNATLHNEDYIRGLGNDGQPIRDGIDLRIGDTVVVQRAGDVIPQVVSVIIEKRPANAKRYEFPDRCPICGSHAVREEGEAVRRCTGALICPAQAVERLKHFVSRLAFDIDGLGEKQIQEFYDDGLVMHPVDIFTLQERDARAENKLRDRDGYGDVSVRNLFAAIDARRRIELNRLIFALGIRHVGEGNAKLLARHYGSIESFRSAMTEAAAAQTEAGNDSEAYADLTNIGGIGDIVADAVVEFFAEPRNVKALNDLLEEIEVLPVAQARSDSAVAGKTVVFTGSLEKFTRDEAKASAERVGAKTSSSVSKKTDLVVAGPGAGSKLKDAEKFGVKVISEDEWLKLIEG; from the coding sequence GTGGCGGCCAAGTCAAAAACGCCTCCGCCCGTCGATTCCCTCACCAGGTCGCAGGCCAGGGTCGAGCACAAGAGGCTGGCGCTTGAGATCGAGACGCATAACGAGCGCTACTACCAGCAGGACGCGCCAACGGTCTCCGACGCTACCTACGACGCGTTGCAGCGGCGGCTCGAAGCGATCGAGGCCCGCTTTCCGGACCTCGTCACCGCAAGTTCGCCCACGCAGACGGTCGGCGCCGCGCCCGCGCGCGGCTTCGCGAAAGTGCAGCATGCGGTGCCGATGCTGTCGCTCGGCAACGCCTTCAGCGACGCTGAGGTTGCCGAGTTCGTCGAGCGCATCCGGCGTTTTCTGAAACTTGGTGCGGATGACATGCCCGCCATCGTTGCCGAGCCGAAGATCGATGGATTGTCGCTGTCGTTGCGTTACGAGAACGGCGACCTGGTGCGCGCGGCGACGCGCGGCGACGGCTTCACCGGCGAGGACGTGACCGCGAATGTCCGCACCATCGCGGACGTGCCGCACAAACTGAACGGCCACAACATCCCCACCGCCTGCGAGCTGCGCGGCGAGGTCTATATGCTGAAAGAGGACTTCCTTGCTCTGAATAAAAAGCAGCAAGAGGCTGGCGATACCGTGTTCGCCAATCCGCGCAATTCGGCGGCCGGTTCTTTGCGCCAGAAGGATGTATCGATCACCGCCTCGCGTCCGTTGAAGTTCTTCGCCTATGCCTGGGGCGAGATGACTGATCGGCCCGCCGAAACCCAGAACGACATGCTGGAGTGGCTCAGGGACGTTGGCTTTATCGTCAATCCGCTGATCCAGCTATGTCACAGCGTCGATGAGGTGCTGGCGTTTTATCGCCGCATCGGTGAGCAACGCGCCACGCTCGGCTACGACATCGACGGCGTGGTCTACAAGGTGGACCGGCTCGACTGGCAGGAACGCCTCGGCTTCGTGTCGCGAAGCCCGCGCTGGGCGATCGCACACAAGTTCGCCGCCGAACAGGCGATGACGATCCTCAGGGGCATCGACATCCAGGTCGGCCGGACCGGCGCGATGACGCCGGTGGCGCGGCTCGAACCCGTCACCGTCGGTGGCGTGGTGGTGCAGAATGCCACGCTGCACAATGAGGATTACATCAGGGGCCTCGGCAACGATGGTCAGCCGATCCGCGACGGTATTGACCTTCGCATCGGCGATACCGTGGTGGTGCAGCGCGCCGGCGATGTGATTCCGCAAGTGGTCAGCGTGATCATCGAAAAACGCCCGGCGAACGCTAAGCGATATGAGTTTCCCGACAGGTGTCCGATCTGCGGCAGCCACGCCGTGCGCGAGGAGGGCGAGGCGGTGCGCCGTTGCACCGGCGCGCTGATCTGCCCGGCGCAGGCGGTGGAGCGGCTCAAGCATTTCGTCTCGCGCCTTGCTTTCGACATCGACGGCCTCGGCGAAAAGCAGATACAGGAATTCTATGACGACGGCCTTGTCATGCACCCGGTCGATATCTTCACGTTGCAGGAGCGCGACGCGCGTGCGGAGAACAAGCTGCGCGATCGCGACGGCTATGGCGATGTGTCGGTGCGCAACCTGTTCGCCGCGATCGACGCTCGCCGCAGGATCGAACTCAACCGGCTGATCTTCGCGCTCGGCATCCGCCACGTCGGCGAGGGCAATGCCAAGCTGCTGGCGCGACACTATGGCAGTATCGAAAGTTTCCGCAGCGCCATGACGGAGGCCGCGGCGGCGCAGACGGAAGCAGGCAATGATTCCGAGGCCTATGCCGATCTTACCAACATCGGAGGCATCGGCGATATCGTTGCCGACGCGGTGGTCGAGTTCTTTGCCGAGCCGCGCAACGTCAAGGCGCTGAACGATCTGCTTGAAGAAATCGAAGTGCTGCCGGTCGCGCAGGCCCGCAGCGACTCGGCCGTGGCGGGCAAGACCGTGGTGTTCACAGGCTCGCTGGAAAAATTCACGCGCGATGAAGCAAAAGCATCGGCCGAGCGCGTGGGCGCGAAAACGTCCAGCTCGGTGTCGAAGAAGACCGATCTGGTCGTCGCAGGTCCCGGAGCCGGATCGAAGCTCAAGGATGCCGAGAAGTTCGGCGTGAAAGTAATCTCCGAGGACGAGTGGCTGAAGCTGATCGAAGGATAG
- a CDS encoding fumarylacetoacetate hydrolase family protein, whose translation MSASPFVIPEPPRPVIAVAGGNGFFPVRRIWCVGRNYLDHIRELRNDERATPFFFAKHADMIEADGATIPYPPLTHDLHHEVELIVAMKSGSLRIPADTALDHVYGYAVGIDLTRRDLQNAARKKEQPWEIAKSFDHTAPCGALQPTAKIGHPSKGRIWLAVNGKETQSGDLAQMIWNVPEIIAQLSKQVSLDAGDIIMTGTPAGVSALHPGDHVECGCDGVGKLTITIGQPAA comes from the coding sequence ATGAGCGCATCGCCGTTTGTGATTCCAGAGCCGCCCCGACCTGTCATCGCGGTCGCGGGCGGCAACGGCTTCTTTCCGGTCCGCCGCATCTGGTGCGTCGGCCGCAACTATCTCGATCACATCCGCGAACTACGCAACGACGAGCGCGCGACGCCTTTTTTCTTCGCGAAGCATGCCGACATGATCGAGGCCGACGGCGCGACCATTCCCTATCCGCCTCTCACCCATGATCTGCATCACGAAGTCGAGCTGATCGTCGCGATGAAGAGCGGGAGCTTGCGCATCCCGGCCGACACCGCGCTCGATCACGTCTATGGCTACGCGGTCGGCATCGATCTCACCCGGCGCGACCTGCAAAACGCCGCGCGCAAGAAGGAACAGCCGTGGGAGATCGCGAAGTCATTCGATCACACGGCGCCCTGCGGCGCGCTGCAACCAACAGCGAAGATCGGCCATCCATCGAAGGGCCGTATCTGGCTCGCGGTCAACGGCAAGGAAACCCAGTCCGGCGATCTCGCGCAGATGATCTGGAACGTTCCGGAGATCATCGCGCAACTTTCGAAACAGGTCTCGCTTGACGCAGGCGACATCATCATGACCGGTACGCCGGCCGGGGTCTCCGCCCTGCATCCGGGCGACCATGTCGAATGCGGCTGCGACGGCGTCGGCAAACTGACGATAACGATCGGCCAGCCGGCGGCCTGA
- a CDS encoding ABC transporter ATP-binding protein, translating to MTEPPKKITDDPYGAAILIRRLVTEQGMAYWRRYLAAFALMAVSAAATATSAYLLGEVINQAYVDRNVRGIFMLSTVVLAIFVAKGAATYGHSVILSQISNAILANNQRRLFAKLMSESIGYFSQRHSSEFLARLTAGATSVTQVLSLLINAVGRDLLSLIALVTVMVMQDPYMSLFGALVAPPAMIVLRKLVKRIKGLAHSQFHGTADIMETMQESLQGIRTVKAFTLEQTMRERIDASITAVEQTNNKMARVSNRASPLMETLGGFAIAGGLMYGGYRVVAMGATPGQFFSFLTAFLLAYEPAKRLARLNIELNSSLIGARKLLEIVDSPASEPDDSDKPALQLTDARVELRDVTFAYRPDEPVLKRMSFIAEPGRMTALVGPSGGGKSTVLALLLRLYEVTDGDILIDGQSISGVSRTSLRRQMSYVGQDVYLFRATIRENIAFGRPGATEDEIVAAAKAACAHDFITGFPLGYDTPVGEHGTQLSGGQRQRIAVARALIKDAPIILLDEATAALDSESEKQVQEAIEHLCRNRTTIVIAHRLHTIMHADAILVVENGEIVERGRHDDLLRSGGRYASFFRLQHRETAPLTLAPLSASA from the coding sequence ATGACCGAGCCTCCGAAGAAAATCACCGATGACCCCTATGGCGCGGCCATCCTTATCCGCCGCCTGGTCACGGAACAGGGCATGGCCTATTGGCGGCGCTACCTCGCCGCATTCGCGCTGATGGCCGTCTCCGCGGCGGCGACGGCGACGTCGGCCTACCTGCTCGGTGAGGTCATCAATCAGGCTTACGTGGACCGCAACGTGCGCGGCATTTTCATGCTGTCCACCGTGGTGCTCGCCATCTTCGTGGCCAAGGGCGCGGCGACCTACGGTCATTCCGTGATCCTGTCCCAGATCAGCAACGCGATCCTCGCCAATAATCAGCGCCGCTTGTTCGCCAAGCTGATGAGCGAGAGCATCGGCTATTTCTCGCAACGGCATTCATCGGAATTTCTCGCGCGGCTCACGGCCGGCGCGACCTCGGTGACGCAGGTGCTCAGCCTGCTGATCAACGCGGTGGGGCGCGATCTGCTGTCGCTGATCGCACTCGTCACCGTGATGGTGATGCAGGATCCCTATATGTCGCTGTTTGGCGCGCTGGTGGCGCCGCCCGCGATGATCGTACTGCGCAAGCTGGTGAAGCGCATCAAGGGACTGGCGCACAGCCAGTTCCATGGCACCGCCGATATCATGGAGACGATGCAGGAGTCGCTGCAAGGCATTCGGACCGTCAAGGCGTTCACGCTCGAACAGACCATGCGCGAGCGGATCGACGCCAGCATCACCGCCGTCGAGCAGACCAACAACAAGATGGCGCGGGTTTCGAACCGCGCCAGCCCGCTGATGGAAACGCTCGGCGGTTTCGCCATCGCCGGCGGACTGATGTATGGCGGCTATCGCGTCGTCGCCATGGGCGCGACGCCGGGCCAGTTCTTTTCCTTCCTCACCGCCTTCCTGCTGGCCTATGAGCCCGCCAAGCGGCTGGCCCGTCTCAACATCGAACTCAACAGCAGCCTGATCGGCGCGCGCAAGCTGCTTGAGATCGTGGACAGCCCCGCCAGCGAACCCGACGACAGCGACAAGCCGGCGCTGCAACTGACCGACGCCCGCGTCGAGTTGCGGGATGTCACATTCGCCTATCGCCCGGACGAGCCCGTGCTCAAGCGCATGAGCTTCATCGCGGAGCCGGGCAGGATGACGGCGCTGGTCGGCCCCTCGGGCGGCGGAAAATCAACCGTGCTGGCGCTGCTGCTGCGCCTGTATGAAGTCACCGACGGCGACATCCTGATCGACGGGCAGTCCATCTCCGGCGTGTCGCGGACATCGCTGCGCCGGCAGATGTCCTATGTCGGCCAGGACGTCTACCTGTTCCGCGCCACGATCCGCGAGAATATCGCGTTCGGCCGCCCTGGCGCTACCGAGGACGAGATCGTCGCGGCGGCGAAAGCCGCCTGCGCCCACGACTTCATCACGGGCTTTCCGCTCGGCTACGACACTCCCGTGGGCGAGCACGGCACCCAGCTCTCCGGCGGGCAGCGCCAGCGCATCGCCGTCGCCCGCGCGCTGATCAAGGACGCGCCGATCATCCTGCTCGACGAGGCCACGGCCGCGCTCGATTCGGAATCCGAAAAGCAGGTGCAGGAGGCGATCGAGCATCTGTGCCGAAATCGCACCACGATCGTGATCGCTCACCGCCTGCACACCATCATGCACGCCGACGCCATTCTCGTGGTCGAGAACGGCGAGATCGTCGAGCGCGGACGCCACGACGATCTTCTGCGAAGCGGCGGGCGCTATGCTTCGTTCTTTCGCCTGCAACACCGGGAGACAGCGCCGCTGACGCTGGCTCCCTTGAGCGCGTCGGCGTAG
- the galE gene encoding UDP-glucose 4-epimerase GalE, whose amino-acid sequence MTVLVTGGAGYIGSHMVLALAEAGENVVVIDNLSTGFSSALPEGVPLFIGDAGDENLVENVIAQHGIESIIHFAGSVVVPDSMRDPLAYYRNNTMTTRNLLNAAVKCGVNRFIFSSTAAVYGNPDQMPVAEEAPTRPLSPYGSSKLMTEIMLHDVGSAHDLNYVVLRYFNVAGADPQARIGLQTAGATHLLKIAVEVATGQRAKIDVFGTDYPTPDGSCIRDFIHVSDLAQAHRAALTYLRNGGGSTTLNCGYGRGYSVLETIEAVRRVCGRNFAVHYSDRRPGDIMTMIADTSRIRAALDWTPQYDDLATIAAHALAWEEKLAQRHATDALAVSA is encoded by the coding sequence ATGACCGTGCTTGTTACGGGCGGCGCCGGCTACATCGGCAGTCATATGGTGCTCGCGCTGGCCGAGGCCGGCGAGAATGTCGTCGTGATCGACAACCTGTCCACCGGCTTCTCCTCGGCGCTGCCCGAGGGCGTGCCGCTGTTCATCGGCGACGCCGGGGACGAAAATCTTGTCGAGAACGTCATCGCCCAGCACGGCATCGAAAGCATCATTCACTTCGCGGGTTCCGTGGTGGTGCCCGATTCGATGCGCGATCCGCTCGCCTACTATCGCAACAACACGATGACGACCCGCAACCTGCTGAACGCCGCCGTCAAATGCGGCGTCAACCGCTTCATCTTCTCATCGACCGCCGCCGTCTACGGCAATCCCGACCAGATGCCGGTCGCGGAAGAGGCGCCGACCCGGCCGCTCTCTCCTTACGGGTCGTCGAAGCTGATGACGGAAATCATGCTGCACGATGTCGGCTCCGCTCACGACCTGAATTACGTCGTGCTGCGCTACTTCAACGTCGCGGGCGCCGATCCGCAGGCGCGGATCGGGCTTCAGACCGCCGGCGCCACGCATCTTCTGAAGATCGCGGTCGAAGTCGCGACCGGTCAGCGCGCCAAGATCGACGTGTTCGGCACCGACTATCCGACGCCGGATGGAAGCTGCATTCGCGACTTCATCCACGTCAGCGATCTGGCGCAGGCCCATCGCGCCGCGCTGACGTACCTGCGAAACGGCGGAGGCTCGACCACGCTGAACTGCGGATACGGACGCGGCTACTCGGTTCTGGAAACGATCGAGGCGGTGCGTCGGGTCTGTGGCCGCAACTTCGCGGTTCACTATTCCGATCGACGCCCCGGCGACATCATGACCATGATCGCCGACACGAGCCGGATTCGCGCCGCGCTCGACTGGACGCCGCAATACGACGATCTCGCCACCATCGCCGCGCATGCGCTCGCCTGGGAAGAGAAGCTGGCGCAGCGGCACGCCACCGATGCGCTCGCGGTATCGGCCTGA
- the waaC gene encoding lipopolysaccharide heptosyltransferase I, producing the protein MTDVLIIKTSSLGDVVHQMPAIVDAARACPRLRLTWLVEEAFAPLVRLHPSVADVIPVATRRWRSQLGAIATWREIGAFRARLRRQAFEKVIDTQGLIRSAIMARVSRGARHGYDARSIREPLAARFYDVRHTVGRDLHAVTRNRLLTGLSLGYDPTGDVDYGLRSPARTEGQRYAVLLHGTSRLSKTWRAEDWIETGRWLQANGLQTVLPWGTEAERLLSERLSGEIAGSRVQPRQSLDLTARMIGNAALVIGVDTGLMHLAAAYRVPLIGIYVSTDPGLTGPMGAGRMAVLGGKSGPPPAGQVIDAAERLLA; encoded by the coding sequence ATGACCGACGTCCTCATCATCAAGACATCCTCGCTCGGCGACGTCGTGCATCAGATGCCGGCGATCGTCGATGCGGCGCGCGCATGTCCGCGGTTGCGGCTGACGTGGCTGGTCGAAGAGGCGTTCGCGCCGCTGGTGCGGCTGCATCCGTCGGTCGCTGATGTCATTCCTGTCGCGACGCGGCGCTGGCGTTCGCAACTCGGAGCCATCGCCACGTGGCGCGAGATCGGCGCGTTCCGGGCGCGGCTGCGCCGGCAGGCGTTCGAAAAGGTGATCGATACCCAAGGTCTTATCCGCTCCGCGATCATGGCCCGCGTCTCACGCGGCGCGCGCCACGGCTACGATGCGCGCAGCATTCGCGAACCGTTGGCCGCGCGTTTCTACGATGTCCGGCACACGGTTGGTCGCGACCTTCACGCCGTGACGCGCAACCGGCTGCTGACAGGTCTCTCGCTCGGGTACGATCCAACCGGGGATGTCGATTATGGTCTCCGTTCTCCGGCGCGAACGGAGGGTCAGCGCTATGCCGTATTGCTTCACGGCACCTCCCGGCTCTCGAAAACGTGGCGCGCGGAGGATTGGATCGAAACCGGCCGCTGGCTACAGGCGAACGGATTGCAGACCGTGCTGCCCTGGGGCACCGAGGCCGAGCGCCTGTTATCCGAGCGGCTGTCAGGAGAAATCGCGGGCAGTCGCGTCCAGCCGCGCCAGAGCCTTGATCTGACCGCGCGCATGATCGGCAATGCGGCGTTGGTGATCGGCGTCGACACCGGGTTGATGCATCTCGCCGCGGCCTATCGGGTGCCGCTCATCGGCATCTATGTCAGTACCGATCCCGGCCTGACGGGGCCGATGGGCGCCGGACGCATGGCGGTTCTTGGCGGCAAGAGCGGTCCGCCTCCCGCGGGGCAGGTGATCGATGCCGCGGAGCGATTGCTTGCTTAG
- a CDS encoding HAD family hydrolase — MSRGDIVPASGPAAFLDRDGVINHDDCYMGTRDRIRWMPGVVPAIRRLNEAGYFVFIFTNQSGVARGFFSEDDVRDLHRWMQSHLASQDARIDDFRYCPHHPDGSVAGYLEDHPWRKPKPGMILDLMRHWPVRCQGSFAIGDRDSDIRAAAGAGIPGFLFPGGDLDAFVARVLAEISDVITPRI; from the coding sequence GTGAGCCGCGGCGACATCGTTCCGGCTTCCGGGCCGGCGGCGTTCCTGGATCGCGACGGCGTCATCAATCATGACGACTGCTATATGGGTACCCGAGACCGCATCCGCTGGATGCCCGGCGTCGTCCCGGCGATCAGGCGGCTGAACGAGGCCGGCTATTTCGTTTTCATCTTCACCAATCAATCCGGAGTCGCGCGCGGTTTCTTCAGTGAAGACGACGTTCGCGATCTGCACCGGTGGATGCAGTCCCATCTGGCGTCACAGGACGCGCGGATCGACGACTTCAGGTATTGCCCGCATCATCCCGACGGCAGCGTCGCCGGATATCTGGAAGATCATCCGTGGCGCAAACCGAAGCCCGGCATGATCCTCGACCTGATGCGGCACTGGCCGGTGCGGTGTCAGGGCAGTTTCGCGATCGGCGACCGCGACAGCGACATTAGGGCCGCGGCCGGCGCGGGAATTCCGGGATTCCTGTTTCCCGGCGGCGACCTCGACGCATTCGTCGCGCGGGTGCTTGCGGAGATATCCGATGTGATCACACCACGTATCTAA
- a CDS encoding D-sedoheptulose 7-phosphate isomerase, which yields MSQNPIAVHFQQSLAALQRAANDTTLLAAASEIAVTIIDALRSGNKVLLIGNGGSAADAQHIASEIVGRYRKERPGYAAIALTTDTSALTAISNDYGFERIFCRQIESLGRPGDILLALSTSGRSPNILTALDAARRLGLVTAGFTGLKGQSLREVCDHLLVAPSDDTPVIQQIHMTAAHAICDTVEHALADGDSDR from the coding sequence TTGAGCCAGAATCCGATCGCGGTCCATTTTCAGCAATCGCTTGCGGCCCTTCAGCGCGCAGCCAACGACACGACGTTGCTCGCCGCCGCAAGCGAGATTGCCGTCACGATCATCGACGCGCTGCGTTCCGGAAACAAGGTGCTTCTGATCGGCAACGGCGGAAGCGCCGCCGACGCCCAACACATCGCCTCGGAAATCGTCGGGCGCTACAGGAAGGAACGTCCGGGTTACGCCGCCATCGCCCTGACAACCGATACGTCCGCCCTCACCGCCATCTCCAACGATTACGGCTTCGAGCGGATTTTCTGCCGGCAGATCGAAAGTCTGGGCCGGCCTGGCGACATCCTGCTGGCGCTGTCCACCTCGGGACGGTCGCCGAACATTCTCACGGCGCTTGACGCCGCGCGACGGCTTGGACTTGTCACCGCGGGCTTCACCGGCCTCAAGGGGCAAAGCCTGCGGGAGGTCTGCGATCATCTCCTCGTCGCGCCGAGTGACGACACCCCGGTGATCCAGCAGATCCACATGACCGCGGCTCATGCGATCTGCGATACCGTCGAGCACGCGCTGGCGGACGGAGACAGCGACAGGTGA